From the genome of Desulfuromonadales bacterium:
AGGTTCCCGAGGTCGGCGAATCGGTCTTCGAGGCGGAAGTCGGCAAGTGGCACAAAAAGGACGGCGACCGGGTGGCGAAGGACGACCTGCTGGTCGAACTGGAGACGGACAAGATCACCCTGGAGCTCAATGCCGATGCCGAGGGGGTG
Proteins encoded in this window:
- a CDS encoding biotin/lipoyl-containing protein, with protein sequence MDIKVPEVGESVFEAEVGKWHKKDGDRVAKDDLLVELETDKITLELNADAEGV